The Prunus persica cultivar Lovell chromosome G7, Prunus_persica_NCBIv2, whole genome shotgun sequence genome has a segment encoding these proteins:
- the LOC18769310 gene encoding cystathionine beta-lyase, chloroplastic: protein MAASSSLSFRPLLSSLATDLNDVGLSPVNLVPSFGDSLVSFGLKKATTLRGKRLLLSGNKFKVNCSADREMDVSTSAVVDGVADCLNEIELKEPSISTILMNFENKFDPYNAMNTPLYQTATFKQPSATENGPYDYTRSGNPTRDALESLLAKLDKADRAFCFTSGMAALAAVAHLVGTGEEIVAGDDLYGGSDRLLSQVIPKTGVVVKRVNTSDLDEIASAIGPWTKLVWLESPTNPRQIISDIRKIAEMAHAHGAIVLVDNSIMSPVLSQPLDLGADIVMHSATKFIAGHSDVMAGVLAVKGDSLAKQLYFLQNAEGSGLAPFDCWICLRGIKTMALRVEKQQDNAQKIAEFLASHPRVTQVNYAGLADHPGRALHYSQAKGAGSVLSFLTGSLALSKHIVETTKYFSITVSFGSVKSLISLPCFMSHASIPSAVREARGLSEDLIRISVGIEDVNDLIADLDYALKTGPL from the exons ATGGccgcttcttcttctctctcttttaggCCTCTCCTTAGCTCCCTCGCCACCGATCTCAACGACGTC GGTTTATCGCCTGTGAATTTAGTACCAAGCTTTGGGGATTCCCTCGTGAGTTTTGGGTTAAAAAAGGCAACAACGCTGAGGGGAAAGAGGTTGTTGTTGTCTGGAAATAAATTCAAAGTGAATTGTTCAGCTGACAGAGAGATGGATGTGAGCACTTCAGCTGTGGTTGATGGTGTTGCGGACTGCTTAAATG AAATTGAGCTGAAAGAGCCTAGTATTTCAACAATTCTGATGAATTTCGAGAACAAGTTCGATCCTTACAATGCAATGAATACGCCACTTTACCAAACAGCTACTTTTAAGCAG CCTTCAGCAACAGAAAATGGTCCTTATGATTATACCAGAAGTGGAAATCCCACACGGGATGCCTTGGAAAG CCTTTTGGCAAAGCTTGATAAAGCAGATCGAGCATTTTGTTTCACTAGTGGAATGGCTGCTCTGGCTGCTGTTGCTCATCTTGTAGGGACAG GTGAGGAGATTGTTGCCGGAGACGACCTGTATGGTGGTTCAGATCGGTTACTGTCACAAGTAATTCCAAAGACTGGAGTTGTGGTGAA ACGAGTGAACACGAGTGATTTAGATGAAATTGCATCTGCTATTGGCCCCTGGACGAAGCTTGTGTGGCTGGAGAGTCCCACCAATCCTCGACAAATAATTTCTGATATTCGC AAAATAGCAGAGATGGCTCATGCACATGGTGCTATTGTGTTAGTGGATAACAGTATAATGTCCCCTGTATTGTCACAGCCACTGGATCTAGGAGCAG ATATTGTTATGCACTCAGCCACTAAGTTTATTGCTGGACATAGTGATGTCATGGCAGGTGTTTTAGCTGTTAAAGGGGATAG CTTGGCAAAACAGCTATATTTCTTACAAAATGCAGAAGGCTCTGGGTTAGCTCCATTTGACTGTTGGATCTGTTTACGAGGAATTAAGACAATGGCCTTACGTGTTGAGAAGCAACAG GACAATGCGCAAAAAATTGCTGAGTTTCTTGCTTCCCATCCACGAGTGACACAAGTTAATTATGCAGGGCTTGCTGATCATCCTGGACGTGCCTTACATTATTCTCAG GCAAAGGGTGCAGGATCTGTATTGAGTTTTCTGACAGGTTCACTGGCATTATCAAAGCATATTGTCGAGACTACCAAATACTTCAGTATAACTGTCAGTTTTG GAAGTGTGAAGTCTCTTATAAGCCTGCCCTGCTTCATGTCTCACGCAAGCATACCATCTGCAGTGCGCGAGGCCAGAGGTCTATCTGAAGATCTTATTCGTATTTCTGTGGGAATCGAGGATGTGAATGATCTGATTGCCGATTTGGACTATGCACTTAAAACCGGCCCTCTGTAG
- the LOC18769099 gene encoding condensin complex subunit 1 isoform X1, whose amino-acid sequence MAPSFVFPQSLRALEEEHEDNRLYARNPLDIASLRPSELEEFVKGISFDLSDKELFCIEEQDVFDRVYSLIRGYNNLPPSCKVNLLESLRSNLSVLLPNVDSLSRVSQGQDDVTPVLDRVASHRNAFKIYTFFLLTVVLTEESNINSNNNVKVTASTRKKHPKNTWNWEPQRGRILNLIANSLEIKLALLFGSSGLEENFISFIAKIAFSLFENAALLKDTDTKDALCRIIGTCATKYQYMAQSCASIMHLVHKYDFVVTHIADAVAGAEKKHADGSLASSLIREIGRTSPKDYIKDTVGAENVGRFLVELSDRLPKLVSTNIGLIVPHFGGESYKIRNALVGVLGKLVAKAFQDVEGEVSSKSVRLRTKHAMLEILLERCRDVSAYTRSRVLQVWAELCEEHSVSIGLWNELAEVASGRLEDKSAMVRKSALNLLIMMLQHNPFGPQLRIASFEATLQQYKNKLKELEPDISSESEKNRSPSDDCTTGDSEVDDADADVTKEQQDSLPDSCLPDMEQHIVQKDGSVPDVGNLEQTRALVASLEAGLRFSKCISATIPTLVQLMASSSATDVENTIHLLMRCKQFQIDASEACLRKMLPLVFSQDKSIYEAVENAFITIYIKKSPAETAKNLMNLATESNIGDLAALEFIVGALVSKGDISTGAISALWDFFCFNVSGTTAEQSRGALSVLCMAAKSSSIVLGSHLQDIIDIGFGRWAKMEPLLARTACIALQRLSEEDRKKLLSSNGSRVFSILESLVTGFWLPENIWYAAADKAIAAIYAIHPTPEILASNLVKKSLSSVFECSGGEELQSEITSGSAVILTTVQVAKLSRYLFVISHIAMNHLVYIESCLRKVQKQKIRKEKTDTDQHGNGTPKENGINAELGLAASEDALLDTLSEKAEKEIVCGGSTDKNLIGHCSQFLSKLCRNFSLMQKYPELQVSAMLALCRFMIIDANFCDANLQLLFTVVESAPSEIVRSNCTISLGDLAVRFPNLLEPWTENMYSRLQDPSASVRKNAVLVLSHLILNDMMKVKGYINEMAVRLEDEDERISNLAKLFFNELSKKGSNPIYNLLPDILGKLSNQNLKRESFCNIMQFLIGSIKKDKQMEALVEKLCNRFSGVTDIRQWEYISYCLSQLAFTEKGMKKLIESFKTYEHVLSEDSVMDHFRNIISKGKKFAKPEVKMCIEEFEDKLNKLHLEKKEQEVTARNAQIHQQKISSMKSFVVTSNAGDASSESDISEETDGEVVDPSIEGMTKSVDEMSKSRLVESEEYSGTSSELTESEPGDIEVQSPNVNIRGASKSKAKKSNAKDKRGHISASTRSNIRTKQR is encoded by the exons ATGGCTCCTTCCTTTGTGTTTCCCCAAAGCCTGAGAGCTTTAGAAGAAGAACACGAAGACAATCGCCTCTACGCTCGGAACCCGCTCGACATCGCTTCTCTTCGTCCCTCTGAACTCGAAGAGTTCGTCAAAG GCATATCCTTTGATCTCTCCGATAAGGAGCTATTTTGTATTGAAGAGCAAGATGTGTTTGATCGTGTGTACTCATTGATTCGGGGTTACAATAATCTACCCCCATCTTGTAAGGTTAATCTTCTAGAGAGTCTTCGGTCCAATCTCAGTGTTCTCCTCCCAAATGTTGATTCACTATCACGGGTTTCTCAAGGTCAGGATGATGTCACTCCAGTGCTGGATCGGGTTGCATCACATCGTAATGCTTTTAAAATCTACACATTCTTCCTCCTTACTGTTGTTCTCACTGAGGAGTCCAACATCAATTCCAACAACAATGTGaag GTCACAGCAAGTACCAGGAAGAAGCATCCTAAGAACACATGGAATTGGGAGCCACAAAGAGGCCGCATACTTAATTTGATTGCTAATTCATTAGAGATCAAGCTTGCCTTGCTCTTTGGTTCATCAGGCTTggaagaaaattttatttcgTTCATTGCCAA AATTGCATTTTCTCTGTTTGAGAATGCTGCGCTTTTGAAAGACACTGACACAAAAGATGCTTTGTGTCGTATAATTGGGACTTGTGCCACAAAATACCAGTACATGGCACAATCATGTGCATCGATCATGCATCTAGTTCACAAATATGATTTTGTTGTTACCCACATTGCTGACGCGGTTGCTGGGGCAGAGAAGAAGCATGCAGATGGAAGTCTAGCCAGTTCTCTTATCAGAGAAATAGGGAGGACGAGTCCAAAAGACTACATCAAGGACACTGTTGGGGCTGAAAATGTTGGTCGGTTTTTGGTGGAACTTTCTGATCGGCTACCTAAACTGGTGTCTACCAACATTGGCCTCATTGTCCCACATTTTGGTGGGGAATCTTATAAGATAAGGAATGCTCTTGTTGGGGTTTTGGGAAAGCTTGTTGCCAAGGCTTTTCAGGATGTTGAAGGTGAAGTGAGTTCTAAATCTGTTCGTCTTCGAACCAAGCATGCCATGTTGGAAATTTTGCTTGAGCGGTGTCGAGATGTTTCAGCTTATACAAGGAGTCGGGTTCTTCAGGTTTGGGCTGAACTATGTGAAGAGCATTCTGTTTCAATTGGCTTGTGGAATGAACTTGCAGAAGTTGCTTCTGGGAGGTTGGAGGATAAGAGTGCAATGGTTAGAAAATCTGCACTAAATTTGCTTATTATGATGTTACAGCATAACCCATTTGGTCCACAACTTCGAATAGCTTCGTTTGAAGCAACCTTACAACAGTACAAGAACAAGCTGAAAGAGCTTGAACCAGATATATCTTCAGAAAGTGAAAAGAACAGGTCACCATCTGATGATTGTACTACTGGAGATAGTGAGGTTGATGATGCAGATGCAGATGTGACTAAGGAGCAGCAGGACAGTTTGCCTGATAGTTGCTTGCCTGATATGGAACAACATATAGTGCAGAAAGATGGCTCTGTGCCTGATGTAGGGAACTTAGAGCAGACTAGGGCCTTGGTAGCATCACTTGAGGCTGGATTAAGGTTTTCAAAGTGTATATCTGCCACAATACCAACACTTGTTCAATTGATGGCATCGTCTTCTGCGACTGATGTTGAGAACACAATACATTTGCTAATGAGGTGCAAGCAGTTTCAAATTGATGCCTCAGAAGCATGTCTCCGTAAGATGCTGCCACtg GTATTTTCTCAAGACAAATCCATCTATGAAGCTGTGGAAAATGCTTTCATTACAATTTACATAAAGAAAAGCCCAGCAGAAACAGCCAAGAATCTTATGAATCTTGCCACAGAATCAAATATTGGAGACCTAGCTGCTCTTGAGTTTATAGTTGGTGCTTTGGTGTCTAAAGGTGATATATCCACTGGTGCG ATATCAGCATTGTGGGATTTCTTTTGCTTCAACGTAAGTGGAACTACTGCCGAGCAAAGTCGTGGTGCGTTGTCTGTCCTTTGCATGGCAGCAAAATCATCCAGTATAGTTCTTGGCTCTCATTTACAGGACATTATTGATATTGGGTTTGGTCGTTGGGCTAAGATGGAACCTTTACTTGCTAGGACAGCATGCATTGCTCTCCAGAGATTGTCTGAAGAAGATAGGAAAAAGTTGTTGTCTAGTAATGGAAGCCGGGTTTTTAGTATTTTAGAGAGCTTAGTTACTGGGTTTTGGCTTCCAGAAAACATATGGTATGCTGCTGCTGACAAAGCCATAGCTGCTATATATGCAATTCATCCAACTCCGGAAATTTTAGCTTCCAATCTAGTGAAGAAATCCCTAAGTTCTGTATTTGAATGTAGTGGGGGTGAGGAGTTGCAGAGTGAAATCACCAGTGGTAGTGCTGTCATACTTACCACAGTTCAGGTTGCAAAACTTAGTAGATATCTCTTTGTCATAAGTCATATTGCCATGAACCATCTGGTATACATTGAATCATGCCTTCGGAAAGTTCAGAAACAGAAAATTCGGAAAGAGAAGACAGATACTGATCAGCACGGTAACGGTACCCCTAAG GAAAATGGTATCAATGCTGAGCTTGGACTTGCTGCTTCTGAAGATGCACTACTTGACACACTCTCTGAAAAAGCAGAAAAGGAAATAGTTTGTGGGGGTTCCACTGACAAGAATTTGATTGGACATTGTTCACAATTCTTGTCAAAACTTTGTAGAAATTTTAGTTTGATGCAAAAG TACCCAGAACTACAAGTTTCTGCAATGCTTGCTTTATGTCGGTTTATGATTATCGATGCAAATTTCTG TGATGCAAATCTTCAGCTTCTCTTCACAGTTGTGGAGAGTGCGCCATCAGAAATTGTTCGTTCTAATTGCACTATTAGTCTTGGAGACTTGGCAGTTCGGTTCCCTAATCTGTTAGAACCATGGACAGAGAATATGTATTCCAGGTTACAAGACCCTTCAGCTTCTGTTAGGAAGAATGCTGTTTTGGTGCTTTCACACCTTATACTAAATGACATGATGAAG GTTAAAGGCTACATAAATGAAATGGCTGTACGattagaagatgaagatgagagGATTTCAAATCTGGCAAAACTGTTTTTTAATGAGTTATCTAAGAAAG GTAGCAATCCTATATATAATCTGCTTCCAGATATACTTGGAAAGTTATCCAACCAGAATCTGAAGAGAGAGTCCTTTTGCAACATCATGCAGTTCTTGATTGGTTCCATCAAGAAG GACAAGCAAATGGAAGCTCTTGTTGAAAAGCTTTGCAATAGGTTTAGTGGAGTTACAG ATATCAGACAATGGGAATATATTTCTTATTGCCTCTCTCAGCTGGCATTCACTGAAAAGGGAATGAAAAAGCTCATAGAGTCATTCAAGACATATGAACACGTCCTATCGGAGGATTCTGTGATGGACCACTTTAGAAACATAATAAGCAAG GGCAAGAAGTTTGCAAAACCAGAAGTTAAAATGTGCATTGAGGAGTTTGAGGATAAGCTGAACAAGTTACACTTGGAAAAGAAGGAACAAGAAGTGACAGCAAGAAATGCCCAAATTCATCAACAAAAGATCAGCAGCATGAAAAGTTTTGTGGTTACCAGCAATGCCGGTGACGCTAGTTCAGAATCCGATATTTCTGAAG AAACAGATGGGGAAGTCGTTGATCCTTCTATTGAAGGGATGACCAAGTCTGTGGATGAAATGTCAAAATCTAGACTTGTTGAGTCAGAAGAATATTCCGGTACTTCTAGTGAGTTGACAGAATCAGAACCAGGGGATATTGAAGTTCAATCGCCAAATGTTAACATAAGAG GGGCCTCAAAATCCAAAGCCAAGAAAAGCAACGCGAAAGATAAAAGAGGTCATATTTCTGCATCCACAAGAAGTAATATCAGGACAAAGCAAAG GTAG
- the LOC18769099 gene encoding condensin complex subunit 1 isoform X2 translates to MAPSFVFPQSLRALEEEHEDNRLYARNPLDIASLRPSELEEFVKGISFDLSDKELFCIEEQDVFDRVYSLIRGYNNLPPSCKVNLLESLRSNLSVLLPNVDSLSRVSQGQDDVTPVLDRVASHRNAFKIYTFFLLTVVLTEESNINSNNNVKVTASTRKKHPKNTWNWEPQRGRILNLIANSLEIKLALLFGSSGLEENFISFIAKIAFSLFENAALLKDTDTKDALCRIIGTCATKYQYMAQSCASIMHLVHKYDFVVTHIADAVAGAEKKHADGSLASSLIREIGRTSPKDYIKDTVGAENVGRFLVELSDRLPKLVSTNIGLIVPHFGGESYKIRNALVGVLGKLVAKAFQDVEGEVSSKSVRLRTKHAMLEILLERCRDVSAYTRSRVLQVWAELCEEHSVSIGLWNELAEVASGRLEDKSAMVRKSALNLLIMMLQHNPFGPQLRIASFEATLQQYKNKLKELEPDISSESEKNRSPSDDCTTGDSEVDDADADVTKEQQDSLPDSCLPDMEQHIVQKDGSVPDVGNLEQTRALVASLEAGLRFSKCISATIPTLVQLMASSSATDVENTIHLLMRCKQFQIDASEACLRKMLPLVFSQDKSIYEAVENAFITIYIKKSPAETAKNLMNLATESNIGDLAALEFIVGALVSKGDISTGAISALWDFFCFNVSGTTAEQSRGALSVLCMAAKSSSIVLGSHLQDIIDIGFGRWAKMEPLLARTACIALQRLSEEDRKKLLSSNGSRVFSILESLVTGFWLPENIWYAAADKAIAAIYAIHPTPEILASNLVKKSLSSVFECSGGEELQSEITSGSAVILTTVQVAKLSRYLFVISHIAMNHLVYIESCLRKVQKQKIRKEKTDTDQHGNGTPKENGINAELGLAASEDALLDTLSEKAEKEIVCGGSTDKNLIGHCSQFLSKLCRNFSLMQKYPELQVSAMLALCRFMIIDANFCDANLQLLFTVVESAPSEIVRSNCTISLGDLAVRFPNLLEPWTENMYSRLQDPSASVRKNAVLVLSHLILNDMMKVKGYINEMAVRLEDEDERISNLAKLFFNELSKKGSNPIYNLLPDILGKLSNQNLKRESFCNIMQFLIGSIKKDKQMEALVEKLCNRFSGVTDIRQWEYISYCLSQLAFTEKGMKKLIESFKTYEHVLSEDSVMDHFRNIISKGKKFAKPEVKMCIEEFEDKLNKLHLEKKEQEVTARNAQIHQQKISSMKSFVVTSNAGDASSESDISEDGEVVDPSIEGMTKSVDEMSKSRLVESEEYSGTSSELTESEPGDIEVQSPNVNIRGASKSKAKKSNAKDKRGHISASTRSNIRTKQR, encoded by the exons ATGGCTCCTTCCTTTGTGTTTCCCCAAAGCCTGAGAGCTTTAGAAGAAGAACACGAAGACAATCGCCTCTACGCTCGGAACCCGCTCGACATCGCTTCTCTTCGTCCCTCTGAACTCGAAGAGTTCGTCAAAG GCATATCCTTTGATCTCTCCGATAAGGAGCTATTTTGTATTGAAGAGCAAGATGTGTTTGATCGTGTGTACTCATTGATTCGGGGTTACAATAATCTACCCCCATCTTGTAAGGTTAATCTTCTAGAGAGTCTTCGGTCCAATCTCAGTGTTCTCCTCCCAAATGTTGATTCACTATCACGGGTTTCTCAAGGTCAGGATGATGTCACTCCAGTGCTGGATCGGGTTGCATCACATCGTAATGCTTTTAAAATCTACACATTCTTCCTCCTTACTGTTGTTCTCACTGAGGAGTCCAACATCAATTCCAACAACAATGTGaag GTCACAGCAAGTACCAGGAAGAAGCATCCTAAGAACACATGGAATTGGGAGCCACAAAGAGGCCGCATACTTAATTTGATTGCTAATTCATTAGAGATCAAGCTTGCCTTGCTCTTTGGTTCATCAGGCTTggaagaaaattttatttcgTTCATTGCCAA AATTGCATTTTCTCTGTTTGAGAATGCTGCGCTTTTGAAAGACACTGACACAAAAGATGCTTTGTGTCGTATAATTGGGACTTGTGCCACAAAATACCAGTACATGGCACAATCATGTGCATCGATCATGCATCTAGTTCACAAATATGATTTTGTTGTTACCCACATTGCTGACGCGGTTGCTGGGGCAGAGAAGAAGCATGCAGATGGAAGTCTAGCCAGTTCTCTTATCAGAGAAATAGGGAGGACGAGTCCAAAAGACTACATCAAGGACACTGTTGGGGCTGAAAATGTTGGTCGGTTTTTGGTGGAACTTTCTGATCGGCTACCTAAACTGGTGTCTACCAACATTGGCCTCATTGTCCCACATTTTGGTGGGGAATCTTATAAGATAAGGAATGCTCTTGTTGGGGTTTTGGGAAAGCTTGTTGCCAAGGCTTTTCAGGATGTTGAAGGTGAAGTGAGTTCTAAATCTGTTCGTCTTCGAACCAAGCATGCCATGTTGGAAATTTTGCTTGAGCGGTGTCGAGATGTTTCAGCTTATACAAGGAGTCGGGTTCTTCAGGTTTGGGCTGAACTATGTGAAGAGCATTCTGTTTCAATTGGCTTGTGGAATGAACTTGCAGAAGTTGCTTCTGGGAGGTTGGAGGATAAGAGTGCAATGGTTAGAAAATCTGCACTAAATTTGCTTATTATGATGTTACAGCATAACCCATTTGGTCCACAACTTCGAATAGCTTCGTTTGAAGCAACCTTACAACAGTACAAGAACAAGCTGAAAGAGCTTGAACCAGATATATCTTCAGAAAGTGAAAAGAACAGGTCACCATCTGATGATTGTACTACTGGAGATAGTGAGGTTGATGATGCAGATGCAGATGTGACTAAGGAGCAGCAGGACAGTTTGCCTGATAGTTGCTTGCCTGATATGGAACAACATATAGTGCAGAAAGATGGCTCTGTGCCTGATGTAGGGAACTTAGAGCAGACTAGGGCCTTGGTAGCATCACTTGAGGCTGGATTAAGGTTTTCAAAGTGTATATCTGCCACAATACCAACACTTGTTCAATTGATGGCATCGTCTTCTGCGACTGATGTTGAGAACACAATACATTTGCTAATGAGGTGCAAGCAGTTTCAAATTGATGCCTCAGAAGCATGTCTCCGTAAGATGCTGCCACtg GTATTTTCTCAAGACAAATCCATCTATGAAGCTGTGGAAAATGCTTTCATTACAATTTACATAAAGAAAAGCCCAGCAGAAACAGCCAAGAATCTTATGAATCTTGCCACAGAATCAAATATTGGAGACCTAGCTGCTCTTGAGTTTATAGTTGGTGCTTTGGTGTCTAAAGGTGATATATCCACTGGTGCG ATATCAGCATTGTGGGATTTCTTTTGCTTCAACGTAAGTGGAACTACTGCCGAGCAAAGTCGTGGTGCGTTGTCTGTCCTTTGCATGGCAGCAAAATCATCCAGTATAGTTCTTGGCTCTCATTTACAGGACATTATTGATATTGGGTTTGGTCGTTGGGCTAAGATGGAACCTTTACTTGCTAGGACAGCATGCATTGCTCTCCAGAGATTGTCTGAAGAAGATAGGAAAAAGTTGTTGTCTAGTAATGGAAGCCGGGTTTTTAGTATTTTAGAGAGCTTAGTTACTGGGTTTTGGCTTCCAGAAAACATATGGTATGCTGCTGCTGACAAAGCCATAGCTGCTATATATGCAATTCATCCAACTCCGGAAATTTTAGCTTCCAATCTAGTGAAGAAATCCCTAAGTTCTGTATTTGAATGTAGTGGGGGTGAGGAGTTGCAGAGTGAAATCACCAGTGGTAGTGCTGTCATACTTACCACAGTTCAGGTTGCAAAACTTAGTAGATATCTCTTTGTCATAAGTCATATTGCCATGAACCATCTGGTATACATTGAATCATGCCTTCGGAAAGTTCAGAAACAGAAAATTCGGAAAGAGAAGACAGATACTGATCAGCACGGTAACGGTACCCCTAAG GAAAATGGTATCAATGCTGAGCTTGGACTTGCTGCTTCTGAAGATGCACTACTTGACACACTCTCTGAAAAAGCAGAAAAGGAAATAGTTTGTGGGGGTTCCACTGACAAGAATTTGATTGGACATTGTTCACAATTCTTGTCAAAACTTTGTAGAAATTTTAGTTTGATGCAAAAG TACCCAGAACTACAAGTTTCTGCAATGCTTGCTTTATGTCGGTTTATGATTATCGATGCAAATTTCTG TGATGCAAATCTTCAGCTTCTCTTCACAGTTGTGGAGAGTGCGCCATCAGAAATTGTTCGTTCTAATTGCACTATTAGTCTTGGAGACTTGGCAGTTCGGTTCCCTAATCTGTTAGAACCATGGACAGAGAATATGTATTCCAGGTTACAAGACCCTTCAGCTTCTGTTAGGAAGAATGCTGTTTTGGTGCTTTCACACCTTATACTAAATGACATGATGAAG GTTAAAGGCTACATAAATGAAATGGCTGTACGattagaagatgaagatgagagGATTTCAAATCTGGCAAAACTGTTTTTTAATGAGTTATCTAAGAAAG GTAGCAATCCTATATATAATCTGCTTCCAGATATACTTGGAAAGTTATCCAACCAGAATCTGAAGAGAGAGTCCTTTTGCAACATCATGCAGTTCTTGATTGGTTCCATCAAGAAG GACAAGCAAATGGAAGCTCTTGTTGAAAAGCTTTGCAATAGGTTTAGTGGAGTTACAG ATATCAGACAATGGGAATATATTTCTTATTGCCTCTCTCAGCTGGCATTCACTGAAAAGGGAATGAAAAAGCTCATAGAGTCATTCAAGACATATGAACACGTCCTATCGGAGGATTCTGTGATGGACCACTTTAGAAACATAATAAGCAAG GGCAAGAAGTTTGCAAAACCAGAAGTTAAAATGTGCATTGAGGAGTTTGAGGATAAGCTGAACAAGTTACACTTGGAAAAGAAGGAACAAGAAGTGACAGCAAGAAATGCCCAAATTCATCAACAAAAGATCAGCAGCATGAAAAGTTTTGTGGTTACCAGCAATGCCGGTGACGCTAGTTCAGAATCCGATATTTCTGAAG ATGGGGAAGTCGTTGATCCTTCTATTGAAGGGATGACCAAGTCTGTGGATGAAATGTCAAAATCTAGACTTGTTGAGTCAGAAGAATATTCCGGTACTTCTAGTGAGTTGACAGAATCAGAACCAGGGGATATTGAAGTTCAATCGCCAAATGTTAACATAAGAG GGGCCTCAAAATCCAAAGCCAAGAAAAGCAACGCGAAAGATAAAAGAGGTCATATTTCTGCATCCACAAGAAGTAATATCAGGACAAAGCAAAG GTAG